One genomic window of Pelmatolapia mariae isolate MD_Pm_ZW linkage group LG5, Pm_UMD_F_2, whole genome shotgun sequence includes the following:
- the fmoda gene encoding fibromodulin a — MRLVIFFLLSALIPLVLCHGWNSWTNYWQSNGYFYGSQYADRAYSVSACPDECDCPSSFPVAMYCDGRGLTAVPPIPSHIKYLYLQHNAITSLPDSALSNATNLVWLMLHFNQLTSESIGKKAFLKLGGLERLYLQYNNLTSIPSNLPLCLRDLRMDNNMIEKVSPADLEGMDNLTILYLHDNALSEVGSSLKGLNSLTLLDLSSNKLTKVPAPLPAYLHQLYLEYNAIDSIPEGFLSLFSQLQYFRMSHNLLTNKGIPANTFNVSGLVELDLSFNKLERIPSVSTTLQYLYLQANEIKEFTMGSFCSVVDVTNFSRLLVVRLDGNELSLVDIPTDVSHCLRQVLDLEI; from the exons ATGCGTCTGGTGatcttctttcttttgtctGCCCTGATTCCCCTCGTTCTCTGCCATGGATGGAACTCCTGGACAAATTACTGGCAGAGCAACGGATACTTTTATGGCTCCCAGTATGCAGACAGAGCATACAGTGTGTCGGCGTGTCCTGACGAGTGTGACTGCCCCTCTTCCTTCCCCGTTGCTATGTACTGTGACGGGCGAGGCCTTACCGCCGTGCCACCGATTCCCTCCCATATCAAATACTTGTATCTTCAACACAATGCCATCACATCTTTGCCGGACTCGGCTCTAAGCAATGCAACCAATCTGGTGTGGCTTATGTTGCATTTCAACCAGCTGACATCTGAATCAATTGGCAAGAAG GCATTTCTGAAGCTGGGGGGACTTGAGCGTTTATATCTACAATACAATAATTTGACCAGCATTCCTTCAAACCTTCCCCTCTGCCTTAGAGACCTGAGAATGGATAACAACATGATTGAGAAG GTGTCACCTGCAGACCTAGAGGGAATGGATAACCTCACTATCCTGTACCTTCATGATAATGCTCTCTCAGAGGTGGGCTCGTCACTGAAGGGGCTGAACTCCCTCACACTGCTTGACCTCAGTAGCAACAAGTTGACAAAG GTCCCAGCTCCGCTCCCTGCATACCTGCATCAGCTCTACCTGGAGTACAACGCCATCGACTCTATACCTGAGGGATTCCTGAGCCTCTTCTCTCAGCTACAGTATTTTAGGATGTCGCATAACCTGCTAACAAATAAAGGCATCCCCGCTAACACGTTTAACGTGTCTGGGCTGGtggagctggacctgagcttcAACAAACTGGAGAGAATTCCTTCAGTTAGCACCACGCTGCAATATCTTTATCTGCAAGCCAATGAGATCAAAG AGTTTACTATGGGTAGCTTCTGCAGTGTCGTGGACGTAACGAATTTCTCCAGACTCTTAGTGGTGCGACTGGATGGAAATGAGCTCAGTCTTGTGGACATCCCCACCGACGTGAGCCATTGTCTGCGCCAGGTTCTCGACCTTGAGATCTAA
- the slc6a14 gene encoding sodium- and chloride-dependent neutral and basic amino acid transporter B(0+), translated as MEASGRRTNMREYGWQSFKGFIFRNPAVVDQQEPRVDDGDENTERGNWTSKKEYILSMIGYAVGLGNIWRFPYLAYKNGGGAFLIPYFVMLVVVGIPLFFLESALGQFCSQGPVNVWRAVPLIQGIGVAMVVVSVIVSIYYNVIIAYSLYYMFASMQCPLPWSGCSSCDGSNCSTAPEGAGALVTNWTRENSSCSSIQTPSELYWDKVALQRSSGLDETGPVVWHLALCLLLTSIIVTAALIKGIKSSGKVVYFTATFPYVVIVILLIRGVTLEGAKDGIEFYIGSQSNLTKLTEVQVWKDAATQTFYSLSIGWGGLIALASYNNFHNNVFKDSFVVTLTNAGTSVLAGFAIFSILGHMAHVYKTPVSKVVKEGFGLAFIAYPDALSKLPISPLWSILFFFMLLTVGLDSQFAGIEVITTCLLDAFPTVFKSKHALLTVTLCSVLYLLGLPCVTRAGVYWVTLIDQFIASWVLLFLVLLEIIAICYIYGGNRFIKDIEMMIGMKTSTFWLWWRACWFFITPCIVVFLLISTVVYFEPPNYGGIPYPDWGMTLGWCMIAFALMWIPVVAGYKLIKAKGNPWKRLKSLCSPSEEWHPYLDVHRGDRYSEERCHRRNNSKNKAEVNLNAISSSWL; from the exons ATGGAGGCTTCAGGAAG GCGAACGAACATGAGGGAATACGGGTGGCAAAGTTTCAAGGGTTTCATTTTCAGAAATCCTGCTGTTGTCGACCAG CAGGAGCCACGTGTGGACGATGGGGATGAGAATACTGAGCGTGGTAACTGGACCAGTAAGAAGGAGTACATTCTCTCTATGATCGGATATGCTGTTGGTCTGGGAAATATCTGGAGATTTCCGTATTTGGCATACAAGAATGGAGGGG GTGCCTTTCTTATCCCATATTTCGTGATGTTGGTGGTGGTTGGAATTCCTCTTTTCTTCTTGGAAAGTGCCTTAGGTCAATTCTGCAGCCAAGGTCCAGTTAATGTATGGAGAGCAGTGCCATTAATACAGG GTATTGGTGTTGCCATGGTTGTGGTGTCTGTAATAGTGTCTATTTATTACAACGTCATCATCGCCTACAGCCTGTACTACATGTTCGCCTCCATGCAGTGTCCTCTGCCGTGGTCCGGCTGTTCCAGCTGCGATGGCAGTAACTGCAGCACCGCGCCTGAAGGTGC CGGTGCTTTGGTTACCAACTGGACTCGGGAAAACAGCAGCTGCTCTTCGATACAGACTCCGAGTGAGCTGTACTGGGA CAAAGTGGCTCTGCAGAGGTCCAGTGGTCTTGATGAAACGGGGCCAGTAGTTTGGCACTTGGCTCTCTGTCTGCTGCTGACCTCCATAATTGTTACTGCTGCGCTCATCAAAGGCATCAAATCATCAGGCAAA GTTGTGTATTTCACTGCTACCTTCCCTTACGTGGTGATTGTGATCCTGCTGATCAGAGGTGTGACTCTAGAGGGAGCCAAAGATGGGATTGAGTTCTACATTGGTTCTCAGTCCAATCTGACCAAACTGACTGAAGTTCAG GTGTGGAAAGATGCAGCAACTCAGACCTTCTACTCTCTCTCTATTGGCTGGGGTGGACTCATTGCTCTTGCTTCCTATAACAACTTTCACAACAACGTGTTCAAGGACTCGTTTGTTGTCACCCTTACTAATGCAG GGACCAGTGTGCTTGCAGGCTTTGCCATATTTTCAATTTTGGGACATATGGCTCACGTCTACAAAACGCCAGTTTCAAAAGTGGTAAAGGAAG GGTTTGGTCTGGCTTTCATAGCCTATCCAGATGCTCTGTCTAAGCTCCCCATCTCCCCGCTGTGGTCCATTTTGTTCTTCTTCATGCTTTTGACTGTCGGTTTGGACTCCCAGTTTGCAGGAATAG AGGTGATAACGACCTGCCTGCTCGACGCTTTCCCCACAGTCTTCAAATCCAAACATGCCTTATTAACTGTAACGTTATGTTCTGTCCTCTACCTCCTGGGTTTACCATGTGTCACAAGG GCAGGAGTATACTGGGTAACCCTAATTGACCAGTTTATTGCCAGCTGGGTGCTGCTATTTTTGGTGCTTTTGGAGATTATTGCCATCTGCTACATTTACG GAGGAAACCGTTTTATTAAAGACATTGAGATGATGATTGGAATGAAGACTTCCACATTTTGGCTGTGGTGGAGAGCATGTTGGTTCTTTATCACCCCCTGCATCGTAGTG TTCCTCTTGATCTCGACTGTGGTTTACTTTGAACCCCCTAACTATGGAGGTATCCCCTACCCAGACTGGGGCATGACTTTAGGCTGGTGCATGATTGCATTTGCCCTGATGTGGATCCCTGTTGTTGCTGGGTATAAGCTGATAAAAGCAAAAGGA